One part of the Sesamum indicum cultivar Zhongzhi No. 13 linkage group LG14, S_indicum_v1.0, whole genome shotgun sequence genome encodes these proteins:
- the LOC105176512 gene encoding FK506-binding protein 59-like: MASGSATINRIERAHQMYREGKYAEALDYYTEALSMAKTKPQKIALHSNRAACYLKLHDFDKAAKECTSVLELDHNHTGALMLRAQTLVTLKEYHSALFDVNRLMELNPSSEVYRNLQARLKTQLSLATIPEDEAELEEDDEHIDEEKLEENEWEKQDGKEVENFGGQENYVNDNAATAQNKESKSGNISSITEIVSSQNQSAQKTIVQKSLGWQTIPKPKGHSYLDYSRWDRVEDVSSEEEDDDDDDDGSEPQYRFRVKTVGVRAVK, from the exons ATGGCATCGGGATCGGCTACGATCAATAGGATCGAGAGGGCGCACCAGATGTATAGGGAAGGCAAGTATGCCGAGGCGCTGGATTATTACACAGAGGCACTTTCCATGGCCAAGACCAAGCCGCAGAAGATTGCTCTCCACAGCAATCGTGCTGCGTGTTATCTCAAACTCCACGATTTCGATAAG GCTGCGAAAGAGTGCACCTCAGTGCTGGAGCTTGATCACAACCACACTGGAGCACTGATGTTGCGAGCTCAAACACTGGTGACCCTAAAGGAGTACCATTCAGCACTTTTTGATGTCAACCGGCTCATGGAGTTGAACCCATCATCAGAAGTGTATAGAAACCTTCAAGCCCGTCTGAAGACTCAATTG TCACTTGCTACGATACCCGAAGATGAAGCAGAGcttgaagaagatgatgaacaCATAGATGAAGAGAAGTTGGAAGAAAATGAGTGGGAAAAACAAGATGGCAAAGAGGTGGAAAATTTTGGAGGTCAAGAAAATTACGTAAATGATAATGCTGCAACTGCACAGAATAAAGAAAGTAAATCAGGAAACATCAGTTCAATAACTGAAATTGTCAGCTCACAAAATCAGAGCGCGCAGAAAACAATTGTTCAGAAGTCCTTGGGTTGGCAAACAATTCCAAAGCCGAAGGGGCATTCTTATCTTGACTACTCGAGGTGGGACAGAGTTGAAGATGTCTCtagtgaagaagaagatgatgatgacgatgatgatggttCTGAACCTCAATATCGATTTCGTGTTAAAACTGTTGGTGTGAGGGCAGTTAAATGA
- the LOC105176513 gene encoding uncharacterized protein At4g15545, with protein MAHEGGARNRVGLAFDLPDEVLAVIPIDPYDQLDLARKITSMAIASRVTNLEAEAGSLRDKLQDKDRLIRELEDKVSRLEGAYEDAELRLRIANEDNMKLLKEKESLALTAKKLSRDLAKLEAFKRQLMQSLNDENSPQTETVDIGTYDQSVSMAYSKNDDVSNGYRKIHSYSGSTDSTSINDDVSKQAAQRLFMTPYKTSRFTPVGTPKIITSVSYGGYSVADSPRTTSNPASPRTQYDGRGSLSSWFPSSQQSSAANSPPHGRPLPARTPRSDGKEFFRQARSRLSLEQFSAFLANIKELNAQRQSREETLRRAEEIFGVDNKDLYISFQGLLNRNMH; from the exons ATGGCGCACGAAGGCGGGGCCCGAAACCGGGTCGGACTGGCCTTTGACCTTCCTGACGAGGTTCTGGCGGTCATACCGATAGACCCCTACGATCAGCTGGATCTGGCTCGTAAGATAACGTCCATGGCAATTGCGTCGCGGGTCACTAATCTCGAGGCGGAGGCGGGGAGCCTCCGTGATAAGCTCCAAGACAAGGACAGACTCATCCGAGAGCTCGAGGACAAGGTCTCGCGGCTAGAGGGTGCGTATGAGGATGCGGAATTGCGGTTGAGAATCGCGAACGAAGATAAT ATGAAGCTATTGAAGGAGAAAGAATCCTTGGCTTTGACTGCAAAGAAGCTCAGTCGTGATTTGGCGAAG TTGGAAGCGTTTAAGAGGCAATTGATGCAGTCATTGAATGATGAAAATTCTCCG CAAACAGAAACTGTAGATATTGGCACTTACGACCAATCAGTTTCCATGGCATACTCCAAAAATG ATGACGTGTCGAATGGCTACAGAAAAATTCATTCTTATAGTGGGTCTACTGACAGCACAAGCATAAATGATGATG TCTCTAAGCAAGCTGCTCAAAGATTATTTATGACTCCATATAAAACATCTAGATTTACTCCTGTCGGGactccaaaaataattactagtGTCTCCTATGGAGGGTACTCAGTTGCTGATTCTCCTCGGACAACTTCCAACCCTGCTTCTCCTAGAACCCAATATGATGGACGGGGTTCACTTTCTTCATGGTTCCCATCAAGCCAGCAATCATCGGCAGCAAACTCTCCTCCACATGGACGACCACTGCCAG CTCGGACTCCTCGTAGTGATGGAAAGGAGTTCTTCCGCCAGGCCAG GAGTCGTTTATCACTTGAGCAATTCAGTGCATTTTTGGCCAACATAAAGGAACTAAATGCACAAAGGCAATCTCGTGAG GAGACCCTGAGAAGAGCAGAAGAGATATTTGGGGTAGATAATAAAGATCTGTATATATCATTTCAAGGGTTGCTCAACCGTAACATGCACTAG